One Salmo salar chromosome ssa01, Ssal_v3.1, whole genome shotgun sequence DNA window includes the following coding sequences:
- the triap1 gene encoding TP53-regulated inhibitor of apoptosis 1 — translation MNSVGEGCTDLKREYDQCFNRWFAEKFLKGDRSGDPCTEMFKKYQHCVQKAIKEKDIPIDGVEFMGPNKEKGDR, via the exons ATGAATAGTGTTGGAGAGGGCTGCACTGACCTAAAACGGGAATATGACCAGTGCTTTAACCGTTGGTTTGCTGAGAAATTCTTGAAGGGAGATCGAAGCGGTGATCCCTGTACCGAAATGTTCAAGAAATATCAGCATTGTGTCCAG AAGGCCATAAAAGAAAAGGACATTCCCATTGATGGCGTAGAATTCATGGGCCCAAATAAAGAGAAAGGTGACAGATGA
- the srsf9 gene encoding serine/arginine-rich splicing factor 9 isoform X1, whose product MTDGRIYVGNLPMDVQERDIEDLFFKYGKIRDIELKNNRGTIPFAFVRFEDPRDAEDAVYGRNGYGLGDSKLRVEYPRSSGAKFSGPMGGGERGEGGGPKGRFGPPTRRSEFRVIVTGLPPSGSWQDLKDHMREAGDVCFADVQRDGEGVVEFVRREDMEYALRRLDRTEFRSHQGEMANIRVHGEHGASYGRSQSRSRSPRGRGYSPPPYKSRGSPPQRYQSPPRRHVSRHSPPARRHPVTHHSPPPRHYR is encoded by the exons ATGACTGATGGAAGGATCTACGTGGGAAATCTTCCAATGGATGTCCAGGAGAGGGACATAGAGGATCTCTTCTTCAAATATGGAAAAATTCGGGATATCGAACTAAAGAATAACAGGGGAACCATCCCTTTTGCTTTTGTTCGCTTCGAAGATCCACG GGATGCAGAAGATGCTGTCTATGGAAGGAATGGATATGGACTCGGTGACTCCAAGCTGCGTGTAGAATACCCTCGCTCCTCTGGTGCCAAATTTAGTGGCCCTATGGGAggcggagaaagaggagaaggagggggtccTAAGGGGAGGTTTGGGCCTCCAACTCGGAGATCTGAGTTCCGGGTGATAGTGACTG GCTTGCCCCCATCAGGGAGCTGGCAGGACCTGAAAGACCACATGCGTGAGGCAGGGGATGTGTGTTTCGCCGACGTGCAGCGGGATGGTGAAGGGGTGGTGGAGTTTGTCCGTCGGGAGGACATGGAGTATGCCCTGCGCAGACTGGACAGGACTGAGTTCCGTTCCCATCAG GGGGAGATGGCAAACATTCGTGTCCACGGAGAACATGGTGCCAGTTATGGTCGCTCGCAGTCCCGCTCCAGATCCCCCCGGGGGCGTGGCTACTCACCACCTCCTTACAAAAGCAGAGGGTCCCCTCCACAGCGCTACCAATCACCTCCACGGCGCCATGTGTCCCGCCATAGCCCACCAGCGAGGCGACACCCAGTAACGCACCACAGCCCACCCCCACGCCACTATCGGTAG